From the Apus apus isolate bApuApu2 chromosome 4, bApuApu2.pri.cur, whole genome shotgun sequence genome, one window contains:
- the PCGF5 gene encoding polycomb group RING finger protein 5 isoform X2 has protein sequence MATQRKHLVKDFNPHITCYICKGYLIKPTTVTECLHTFCKTCIVQHFEDSNDCPRCGNQVHETNPLEMLRLDNTLEEIIFKLVPGLREQELQREIEFWKKNKPQENGQDEIPKADKPKLDEECDENEEDKDYHRSDPQIAICLDCLRNNGQSGDNVVKGLMKKFIRCSTRVTVGTIKKFLSLKLKLPSSYELDVLCNGEIMGKDHTMEFIYMTRWRLRGENSYPMVLQYRPRIDFG, from the exons ATGGCTACTCAGAGGAAGCACTTGGTGAAAGATTTCAATCCTCACATCACCTGCTATATCTGTAAAGGCTATCTCATCAAGCCGACTACAGTGACTGAGTGCCTCCATACCT TTTGTAAGACTTGTATTGTTCAACACTTTGAAGACAGCAATGACTGTCCCAGGTGTGGGAACCAAGTGCACGAGACCAATCCACTAGAAATGTTAAG gCTGGATAACACCTtagaagaaattatatttaagcTGGTGCCTGGACTTCGAGAAC AGGAACTGCAGCGAGAGATcgaattttggaagaaaaacaaacctcaagAAAATGGACAAg ATGAAATTCCAAAAGCTGATAAACCCAAATTAGATGAAGAGTGTGATGAAAATGAAGAAGATAAAGACTATCACAGGAGTGACCCACAGATTGCTATCTGCCTTGACTGTTTACGCAACAATGGACAGTCAGGAGATAATGTGGTCAAA GGTTTAATGAAGAAATTTATCCGCTGTTCTACTCGAGTGACTGTGGGAACTATCAAAAAGTTTCTcagcttaaaattaaaacttccaAGTTCTTATGAG CTGGATGTACTATGCAATGGAGAAATCATGGGGAAGGATCACACCATGGAATTCATCTATATGACAAGATGGAGACTAAGAGGCGAAAAC